The genomic DNA GCGGCGATTTCCCTATCACCTCCGCCTCTTCATAACCAGTGATTTTGGTAAAAGCGCGGTTGACTGCAGTAATTTTTTCGGATGCATCGGTGATCATTACGCCCTCCATGGTGTTGTCGAAAACGCGCGCTGCTTGCCGCAGTTGTTCTTCCGCCTGTTTGCGGGGGGTGATATCCCAGTAAATGCCCTGGATGCCCACGATGGCACCGGTTTCATCACGGACAGGCATCTTGGTCACTTCGACGTAACGCTTTTCGCCGGTCGCTGGAACAATGTTTTCCTCAGTCAGAACAAGGGTTTTTCCACTCAGCACCTGTTGGTCGTCGGTATGGTATTTTTCGGCGAGTTCGGGGGGATGGAGATCGTTGGCGGTTTTACCCAGACAGGCAGATAGCGGCAGGCCCAGATCCTGGAGCAAGGGGCGATTCAGGAACGTCAGACGGCCTTCGCGATCCACGCGGTATAAGCGCTGCGGCAGCAGATCCAGCATGGCGCGGCACTCTCGCAAGTAGTTCTTGCGAAGCGCCGCCAGGCGCCGATGGTGAAAACGAACGCCTAGCAGCGCCATGCCCCCGGCGCCCAGCACGACGCCGATCAAAACCGCCCATAGAATAGGATCCTGCATCGCTTCCCGTTCCGTTTCAGTGTGAAAATGGCCAGTCAACCGTTCCGCTCTTTGCGTGGCAAACGGTGGTAACGCCAGAGTATCAGAATTAGCGTGCCAACGCCCACCAGCGTGAGCATGGCCACCCAGGGATTGATGTGGTGGAACGCGATCAGAACGATACGCAAATTTTCGTCCAGGGTGTAAATCCCCAATCCCCAGCAACCGACCCATAACGCCGCACCGACCGCATTGTACAAGGTAAACCGCCACCACGGCATTTCAAGCAGGCCGGCGGCGATGCCGTTCAGTTGCCGTAGTCCGTCAAAGAATCGAGCTATGATGATCAATCCACCGCCGTAACGGGTAAAACCCTGCTCGATGCGCTGCAGATGGTGGGCGCTGATCCGGAAGCGATGCAGTAGCGCCCGTCCGCCCCGGCGCCCGATCAGATACCCCAAACTATTGCCCAGCAAGGCCGCCAGAAAGGCCGTCAGCAGCAACCACTCGATACGCAATTGTTGTTGGTTGGCCGCGGTCACCGCGCCGGCGATCAGCAGGGTTTGCCCCGGTGCGGGAATGCCAAAGCCCTCGACGCTAATGGCCGTAAATACTGCGCCATAGCCATAACGATCCAGTACCGGCTCGACTTTAGCGATTTCATGCTCGATATCCTGTAACAGGCGATGGGAGAGCGCTGGCGCTGGCGCGTCGGGAGTCGATGGCGCGGCTTGAGCCATGGCCGCACTGCTTATCAATGCTCCGTACAGCAGCAAATGAATCAGTACTCGCATTGGGTCAGACATGATCTAATATCCTCAATAGTTTAACCAAAGAGGTCTAACTCTTATCATGGAGACGCGCCCATGAGCAGCATTTTTGTGGCAGTTGCTTACGATGACATGTACCAGGCCCAGAAAGTGCGGTTGCGCCTGTTGCGGATGCAAAAAGAATATTCGATCGATCTGGAGAATGCGGTGGTCGCGGCCCGCGACGACCAGGGTAAGGTCAAGCTGCGCCAGATTCACGATATGACCGCCGCCGGGGCGCTTTCCGGCAGTTTCTGGGAACGCCCTCTTCCTCAACCCCTTTCCCATACACAGGAGAGGGGAGCGCATGATTATCCCTGAGTCAGTAACCCGGTATCTTCGTACAGATTGTCCAGCGACAGGGTCAACCGGATGTCGCCACAGGCTATTTCAATCCGGTCCTCGCGGTCGAGAATTTGCTCAATCCAGCGGTCGCCTTCCACTTTGCCGAGTAAGCGGACGATGGGCTGATGAGTTTCCGCTAGCAGGTAATAGCGCAATTTCGCCATCAATATATTCATGCTTCTCTTTAGCGCGGCTTTCCCATTCCAGATATTCAGCCTCGCTCATCCGGATTTTTTCCGCCACAGCGCTCATCATGACTCCTCGCTAGCCGCTCATCACTCAACCCCTCGGCAACGGCGGCGGCAGGTGAGTAAACAAGGCCGCCAGTTCCGCTATTTCACCCGCTGGGGTCCATTTCACCATGCCTTGCGTCCACACCAGCGTCTCGCGGGTTAATTGGCCGGTTTGCGCCTTCTGTTGCAATTCGTCCATTGGGAACGGCCCGGCTTGCTGGTTGTTCACTGCCACGTAGTAGGGATTCGCGATGGGTAAGGGCGGCGGCGCCAGAGGAGGCGGAGCCGCTTGCGGCGCAGGTTGAGGCGCGGGCGCTGGAGCCGTCGGTTGCTGCGCCGAGCGTCCCAACGCATTGCTCATCCTTTGCGCCATCGCCAGTCCCAGGCCCATATTTAGCGCCTCGGAACCGCCGCCGGGATTCGCCGCGGCATCGCGCAGGGCTTCCGCCGCCTGGAACTGGGTATACTGGTCGAGGTTGCCGACAATGCCCATACTGGTGCGCTTGTCGAGCACCGCCTCAACCTCTTTCGGCAACGAGATATTTTCCACCAGCAGATTGGTCAGCTCCAGCCCGACCGTTTCAAATTCAGGGGAGATGCGTTGCAACAGAAACTGACCGAGTTGATCGTAGTTTCCCGCCAAATCTAGCGCTGGAATTTTGGCCTGGCCGAGGATATTGGCGAAGCGCGATACGACCATATTGCGCAACTGGTTGGTAATTTCATCAGTGGTAAAACGGCCATCCGTGCCCACAATTTCACGCAGGAACGTTGGGGTGTCCTTAATCCGGATGGTGTAGTTGCCGAAGGCCCGCAACCGGATCGGTCCGAATTCCGGGTCGCGCAGCATCACAGGATTCTGCGTACCCCATTTCAGATCGGTGAAACGGCGAGTGCTAAAGAAATAGACCTCGGCTTTAAAGGGGCTTTCAAAACCGTACTTCCAACCTTGCAAGGTGGAGAGAATCGGCAGGTTATTCGTCTTCAGTTCGTACATGCCCGGTTCGAAAGTATCAGCGAGCTGGCCTTCGTTAACCAGGATAGCGACCTGTCCCTCGCGGACCGTCAACTTCGCGCCAAACTTGATCTCATTGCCATGCCGTTCAAAGCGATAAACCAGCGTATCGTTGGAATCATCGATCCATTGAATGACATCAATGAATTCCCCCATGAGTTTGTCCCAAAGTCCCATGATCAGCGACCTCGCGTGGACGGATTGGGTTGTTGGGCGCGCGCTTGGGCAGACGCGAGCGCCTGGCGCAATTCGGTCTCACAGGCTTCCAGTTGCGTCGCCGCTTCCTGCCGGCGGCGACGACCCTCATCGGCAATGCGCAGACTGTCCTCAATCGTGGCGATGAGCGTCTGATTGGCCTTTTTGACCGTTTCGATGTCGAAGACGCCTCGTTCGATCTGTTCGCGCGCCTGGACGTTGGCATGGCGCAGATTTTCGGCGTTGGACGCCAACAATTCATTGGTGAGATCGCTGGCCGCCTTCAGCGTTTTGGCCGCTTGGCCGGAGCGGTAGATGGTAATGGCCTGGGCCAGTTGCTGCCGCCATAAAGGTACGGTGTTGACCAGCGTCGAGTTGATTTTGTTGATCAGGCTCTTGTCGTTTTCCTGCACCAACCGGATGCTGGGCAGACCCTGCATGGTGACCTGGCGGGTCAGTTTGAGGTCATGAACCCGGCGCTCCAGATCGTCGCGGGCACTGCGCAGATCGCGCAACTGTTGGGCTTTCACCATATCCTCGCCAGCAGCGACCTCCCGCTCCAACGCCGGCAGCTCCTCAGCATCCGCTTGACGCAGCTTTTCTTCGCCAGCGGTGATGTACAGTTCCAGAGTGTGAAAGTAATCGAGATTGGCGTCGTACAAACGGTCGAGCGCGGTGATGTCGGTCAGTAACTGGGTCTTGTGTCGCTCCAGAGAGTTACTAATCTGGTCGATTTCGTTCCGCACTGTTTCATATTCCTGCACCACCTTGGCCAGTGGCGTGATCTTGCCAAACAGCCGGGCGAAGAACCCTTGTTTTTTGTTAGGATCCAGGTCCTCCAGATTGAAAGCGCGCAACACCTTGACCATCTCGCCCAAAGCCGTACCCGCTGGACCTATATCCTTGCTCCGCACCCCTTCCAGCATGTTGTCGGAAATGGTGGTCAACTGTTCCTGGGCTTTGCTGCCAAAGAACAGAATCGAATGCGTGTCCTGTAAATCAAGTTGGGTGACCAGTTCAGTAATCTGTTGCTGATCTTGTTCAGGCGCCGGCGCGCGAGCGGCTAAATCCTGCTGGATATGCGGCAAGGCTTCGGCGAACACCCCGGCCATAACCGGAAGTGTTGGAATTTCTTCGGAAGTTAGTATGGAGGAGGACGTAGAGGTGGACATGCGGTGAGGCTCCTTATGGTTACCAATGGCTATAACTTTATAGTATGGCCTTTTACTAAGGGGGTCTGGATACCCAGACTCCCTTTTCTGGGCAAGGCCAACCTCATATCAAATACGGATGCGCAGGAGCCCGTTTGCAGGCGATAATCCATTGAATCGCGAGCAGACAGGCTCCTAGAAAAGCTAAATTTATCAAGAAACAGCATCAATTAGCCGGTTGATCGCTCGCCAGCCAGCGGTGGAAAAAGCCAGCCAGCGCTGCGCCAACAATGGGCGCGACCCAGAATAGCCAGAGTTGTTGCAAGGCCCAGCCGCCGACGAAGATCGCCTGACTGGTGCTGCGCGCGGGATTGACCGACGTGTTGGTCACCGGAATGCTGATCAAATGGATCAGAGTCAGACACAGGCCAATGGCGATCGGGGCGAAGCCTGATGGAACGTTCTTGTGGGTGGAGCCGAGGATGACGATCAGAAACATGAAGGTCATCACGATTTCGCAAATGAGCGCCGCATTTAATCCGTATTGACCCGGCGAGTGTTCGCCGAAGCCGTTAGCCGCAAAGCCGCCCAGTTCAAAGCCCGGTTTGCCGGTGGCGATCAGATAAATGATCGCCGCGCCGGCAGTAGCGCCCAATACCTGAGCGATGATGTAGGGAATCAGGTCGGATGCCGGGAAGCGTCCGCCGGCCCATAGTCCTACCGAAACTGCGGGATTGATATGACAGCCGGAAATATGGCCAATGGCGTAGGCCATGGTCAGTAAGGTCAAACCAAAGGCCAATGAAACGCCGACAAAGGCAATGCCCAGGGGATTAGTAGGATCGGAACTGGGGAAAGCCGCGGCCAGCACAGCGCTGCCACAGCCTCCCAGCACCAGCCAGAGGGTGCCGATAAATTCGGCAGCCATACGATTGATAATCGGCATAATTTAAGAATCTCCTGCGTTTTGCTAATGGAAACCCGCCTGCGGGCGGGCGATAACCCAAATCCAGGGTTGGCGCTGAATAGCGACGTATTCAGCTAACGGGGATGCGAATCTTCTGGCCGGAATAAATCAAATCCGGATCCTTGATGACTTCGCGGTGGGCCTCGAAAATCTTTGGATGGGCCGCTGCCTGGCCGAGGAATTGCCTGACGATGGCCGACAATGTATCACCCGTCTGAATCTCGTAATACTCGACCTTGCCGGTTTGGGGCGGCGCGGTCATCCCCGCTGCGGAAACAGCCTTCATGCCTCGCACATTATCTGCCATCAACACTGCCTTTTCCACTGTCCACAGCTGTTTGGAGAACGCCAGGGGCAAGCGCGCATAGACATTTGGGTGACGGCGACTTTGAGTCCCTAACGGCGCGTCATGACCATGACTCCGCTAATCACTAGCACTGCGCCTGTTAATTGTGCGAGGCCCAGAGTTTCATCGAGCAGCAGCCACGCTAACAGCAAGGTCACAATCGGTCCCAGACTGCCGGTCAGAGCCACCGGCCCTGCCCCCAGGCGGCGAATCGCCTCTGACACCGCCCACACCGGCAACACCGTGGAGAATAGAGCCATGGCCAGCGCCAGCGCATAGACCGGTTCAGGCTGAATCCATGCAGTTGTTGGGCGTAACAGTAGAAATTGGCCGATCGCCAGCACGCAGGCCACTATTGAGGCGAACGCGGTTACCCGCACGGTTCCCAACCGGCCCACGATCATGCCATTGCCCAATAGATAGAGGGCGTAGGACAAGGCGCTGCCAAACACCAGAGCGCTGCCAAGCGCAAGTTCCTGAGCAGCGCCTGTGAGCCGCAGATCATGCGCGATGGCGAAGGCGATGCCAACATAACACAGCGCCAGTGCGCTCAGTGTCCGACGGGTGAGCGATTGACCAAGGAACAAGGCCCCAAGCAGGACCACCAGCGTCGGATAAACGAACAAGATCAATCGTTCCAGCGCGGCGCTGATGAAGCGCAGACCCAGGAAATCCAGGTAGCTGGCCAGGTAGTAGCCGAACAGCCCGAGTCCGAACAGCCAGAACCCATCGCGCAAGGTTAACCGGTTGGCCGCCTGGCGGGCGCTCATCCAAGCCAGGCCGATGAAGAAGGGCAGGCTGAGCGTCATGCGCAAAGCCAGCAGGGTTTCCGCATCGACCCCGTACTGATAGGCCAGCTTGACCAGAATCGCCTTGAAAGAAAAGCCGATCGCCGCCAGCACGGCGCATAACAAACCAATTCGGTCCAGGCCGGGACGGGCATTTGACGGACTGCTGGCCACCGTCGGCGGGATTGAATTTTTTCCGGTCATCAGGTCGTTCCCTTCTATTTGAGAGTCGCTATCATCATAATATTTCCAGCAAGGAAACGGCTGCTCGCAAAGCACCGCGCTGGCGTTACGAGGCTGCTTGTCGACTGGCAGTCCGTTCCATCGATAACGCCCTGCAAACGGTGGCTGCCGATCAATTCATCGTTGTGCGCTTTACGCGATGTTCGACTTTTTTCAGGCGATCAAACCCTCGAACTGGAGGTCTGACCGACCGAGTTGTCGGTTCATGAAAATACCCAGGGTGTGCGCCAAGACTTTTCGGGCGACCTGGCTCGTCAGATGCCAAACATCGCGTGCCCGGATTTTTTCAAAATGAAACTGGCCCGCAACGGCGTTTGCAGATCGATGCCGGTGGTAGCCAATTCTGCCTGGAGAAAAGCGCTGATATAGCCCTTGTCGCCAATGGCCAGGCCCTGAACGCCCTCGGTCAAATCCCACAGCGCCTCACGTTCATCGCCAGTGGCTGGAGTGATCGTATAGGCGATGATAAATTATATCCGTGCCAATGGATTGCTCCTCATTATTGATTGAAGGGCATTTCTTCATACTTCTTTAAGGAGTTCATCATGCCGTACCGTATTATCGCACCTGCCCTGGGCGCGCTGACCGCCCTGTTCATCGCCACACCTGCTTACGCCCAGGATCCTGCGCCCGATTTGCAAGACCTGGTGGGCGCGCGCGGCAGCAGCGGGGAAATGGCTCTTCAGGAACGGGGTTATACGTTCGTCAAGGGCGAAAAATCCGGCAGCGACAGCTACACACGCTATCGGCAGGAACGCAGCGGGCAATGCATTATCGTGCGCACCGCTGAAGGTCGTTATCAGTCTCTGGTCACCGCGCCGGATTTCGATTGCCAGAACGACGCATCCGCTACTGAAGAACCCAAAAATGAACCGGGCGCGCATGAAAAACAACACTTTGCCACCGTGTGTGGCGCAATCGTCGACGGCAAGCCTTACCGCTACAAATGCAAGGTTAATGGCGCTGCGCCGGGCGGTCCGGGCAAGACGGTACTCCATTACCCCGATCAGAAGATCACCCTGCACTGGCGGCATGGCAACCGCATCGGCCTGGAATTCGAGGGCATGAAGGTCATGCCAGCGACTTTCAACACCGTCGAGGGCGAAACTCAGTTCATGTTCGAGGGCAAGACCTATTTTTATGTGTCTGACCCCGGCATGGCGGCGATGGAAGTCAAGCATTTCCGCGAGTAGACATCACGCTAATGCCACTTTTGATTTTTGCCCTGGTTTTGCTCGGTCTCTTCACCATCGAGTTGATGGGGCCGGTGCAAACCCATGTGATCCAGCCGTTGACCACGGCCATCGCCCACGTCAGCGCGATGGTGCTTCAAATTTTCGATCCCTCTGTTGAGGCGCAGGGCATGGTCTTGCGCGATACAGCAACCGGGGCAGCGGTCAACATTCAGCCGGGCTGCAATGGCGTCGAGGCGCTGATCTGCGTCATCGCCGCCATGGTGGCCACACCGGCATCCTGGAAATATCGACTCATTAGCGCCGGGCTGGGTTTTGCAGCCATTCCAGCGTTTCGGCTAAAATTGAGTTTATGGTTTTCGCTGGAAGAGTCCCCTATGTGCAATGAAGCGCAAGTACCCATCAACAGAGCTGTCTACGAACCAGCGTGATCTTGTTGCACGTCTTGTCGGCCCGCTGGAGAGGCGCGGGATCTCGCGCTTGGTTTTTCGTGATGTTCTCGTTGACGCAGGGATCATCGTGCCCAAGTTGTCTTTGGACCGCTGGGTGCATACCCATGCGGTGAGGGGCCGGGTTTTCACGGCGGAGAAGGCGAGCGGAGCGCCGCCGCTTCTGGATGACGAACAGTGCGAGATTGCCGCCGGTTGGGTGCTGTCTCAGAACGACGCGAACCAGGTCGTCTCGCTCGCTTCGTTCGCGAAGTGTTGTGCGTTAGCCTTTGGGGTTGAGCTGGCGCAGACGACGGCGCATGATTACCTGCATAGCCTCGGTTTCAGTTCAACGGTTTCGCAGACCAAGACCCGGGGCTTCACAGTAGATGTCGAGGCACTGGCGAAGAGGATGTTGGAGTGGAAGCGGGAGCGACAGCGTGCGCGAGACTTGAAAGGGCTCCTGGCCAGCGTTGACTTCACGTTCACGGGCCACCGCCCGGATCGGCGCGTGACCTATGCGCCTGCAGGTGGCGCTCAGCCGAAATCCAGCACGGCGATCGCTGGATTCACGAACTGCATCGTCACCGTGGTCTGGTCCGACGGTGTCAATCGGACACCGCCGGCCCTCTTCACGTTCAATGGGAAATTTCGGCTCGATCGGGACGGACGCCAGACGTGGATCCAAGCGCGGGAGAAACTGGTCAATGCGCTCGTCCGCTTCGGTATCGATGCGAAACGCATCCTTTATATTGGATGCCGAGAAGAACGAAACCCGCCTCTATGCCAGCGAGAGCGCCGAACTTCTACGCCGTTTCTTTGCCCTCTACCCCCTCCCGCCCAATGTTGTCGTCTTCACCGATAACGGGAAGTCCTTCTTTCCAGGGGGTGTGACGGCGCTCGAATCGCTCGGATTCGCCAAGCATGTGTCGTATCCGGCCCCGGTGCATCAGCACCTCTCGCCCAACGATAACCGCCTGCATGGCACGGCCAAGGCGAAATGGCGTAACAGTGGCGTGGACTTCGAGGATGACGTGGAGTCGTCCCTGTTGCTCCTGAGTCATCTCGATGTTGAACTCGCGGCTCACGGAGCGATGTGGTTCAAACGAAACATCTTGGATCTCACGGCCACATCAGCGCGAGAACTCCTTCGAGGCCGATCCGGCAACCGGGCACAGGTCGATGATGATCGGCTTGATGCCTACTATCGTTTCGCGGGCTTGGAGACCGCTCAGAGACCGGAGGAAACCATCGCATCGGTTTCAAACAACCTGCATGAGCGGGTGTACAGCGAATAGTTAAAAAATACGCGATGTTCGACTTTCAGGCGATCAGGCCCTCAAACTGGAGGTCTGACCGACCGACTTGTCGGTTCATGAAAATACCCAAGGTGTGCGCTAAGACTTTTCGGGCGATCCGACTCGTCAAGTGCCACACATCCCGCGCCCGGATTTTCTCAAAATGGAATGGCTCGGTGAGCTGACCGATGACCGTTTCCACGAGGCGGCGGGTTCTCGTAAGCTGCTGGACAGCCCACGGGGGACGCGGATCGATCATGTTGGCCCGCAAGGGGGTTTGCAAGTCAATCCCGGTCGTGGCCAGTTCCGTCTGAAGAAAGGCGCTCAGGTAACCTTTGTCGCCGATCACCCAACCCTGAACACCTTCGGTCAAATCCCACAACGCCTCGCGTTCATCACCCGTAGCGGGCGTCACCGTCCACGCCGTGATGACGCCATGGATCGTGACCATCAGATGACCGTGAAGCCCGTAATAGTACTGCTTCTTTGCCGCACAATAGCCAAAATCCGCCACCGCAGGAAATAACCGACAGTGCGGGGCACGGGTCAACACACAGAGGGGCAGAGGGCAACCATCCACCAAGCGAATCGGGTCCGTCGCCGCCCCCAACTCGATCAGCAGCTGCTGATGAAGCCGCTGCTTGATCACCCACAGATTCGCCGCCTGCTGGGCAAACGTCGTCCGCGATCCGAGTTCCGGGAACCACGACGGCCAATGACGACCGAAGTACTTCCAGATGCCCACATCCGTATCCAGCCCTAAGAACTCGCCGACGACTTCCATCGTGATCACTTCACTATCATTCAGCTTGGGGGCGAAGCCTCGCGAGCGTAAGCAGTGATCCCCGAGCAGGGCATTCAGGTGTTCGTCTACCCAACAAAACACCGTGATGATAAAGTCTTCGAGCGGCATGGCGGTCTCTCCGTGCGGTTGAGGCGGTTGGTTCCTCTCAGCTTAGCTCACATCGCCATGCCGCATCCGCCTGCTCTCATCTCCCCTCGGAAAAGTCGAACATCGCGTTAAAAATAGAATTTGACTCAATTTCTGCGTATTTCACTGATGCCGGCCATCCATTTCACGGGATGACGGCCGGCGAGTTCAGTCGAAGGCGGCAGCGTATTTCACTCGGTCGGAGCGCAGCGACGCAGTGGATGAGTGTTTACTGTTCCGTGATGGAGTTCGTCAAGGGGGTTTTACGTTTTCGTAAGGATTCTCCGGTCAG from Gammaproteobacteria bacterium includes the following:
- a CDS encoding SPFH domain-containing protein, which produces MGLWDKLMGEFIDVIQWIDDSNDTLVYRFERHGNEIKFGAKLTVREGQVAILVNEGQLADTFEPGMYELKTNNLPILSTLQGWKYGFESPFKAEVYFFSTRRFTDLKWGTQNPVMLRDPEFGPIRLRAFGNYTIRIKDTPTFLREIVGTDGRFTTDEITNQLRNMVVSRFANILGQAKIPALDLAGNYDQLGQFLLQRISPEFETVGLELTNLLVENISLPKEVEAVLDKRTSMGIVGNLDQYTQFQAAEALRDAAANPGGGSEALNMGLGLAMAQRMSNALGRSAQQPTAPAPAPQPAPQAAPPPLAPPPLPIANPYYVAVNNQQAGPFPMDELQQKAQTGQLTRETLVWTQGMVKWTPAGEIAELAALFTHLPPPLPRG
- the xrtH gene encoding exosortase H — its product is MPLLIFALVLLGLFTIELMGPVQTHVIQPLTTAIAHVSAMVLQIFDPSVEAQGMVLRDTATGAAVNIQPGCNGVEALICVIAAMVATPASWKYRLISAGLGFAAIPAFRLKLSLWFSLEESPMCNEAQVPINRAVYEPA
- a CDS encoding DedA family protein is translated as MSDPMRVLIHLLLYGALISSAAMAQAAPSTPDAPAPALSHRLLQDIEHEIAKVEPVLDRYGYGAVFTAISVEGFGIPAPGQTLLIAGAVTAANQQQLRIEWLLLTAFLAALLGNSLGYLIGRRGGRALLHRFRISAHHLQRIEQGFTRYGGGLIIIARFFDGLRQLNGIAAGLLEMPWWRFTLYNAVGAALWVGCWGLGIYTLDENLRIVLIAFHHINPWVAMLTLVGVGTLILILWRYHRLPRKERNG
- a CDS encoding DMT family transporter; its protein translation is MTGKNSIPPTVASSPSNARPGLDRIGLLCAVLAAIGFSFKAILVKLAYQYGVDAETLLALRMTLSLPFFIGLAWMSARQAANRLTLRDGFWLFGLGLFGYYLASYLDFLGLRFISAALERLILFVYPTLVVLLGALFLGQSLTRRTLSALALCYVGIAFAIAHDLRLTGAAQELALGSALVFGSALSYALYLLGNGMIVGRLGTVRVTAFASIVACVLAIGQFLLLRPTTAWIQPEPVYALALAMALFSTVLPVWAVSEAIRRLGAGPVALTGSLGPIVTLLLAWLLLDETLGLAQLTGAVLVISGVMVMTRR
- a CDS encoding LysM peptidoglycan-binding domain-containing protein translates to MADNVRGMKAVSAAGMTAPPQTGKVEYYEIQTGDTLSAIVRQFLGQAAAHPKIFEAHREVIKDPDLIYSGQKIRIPVS
- the aqpZ gene encoding aquaporin Z yields the protein MPIINRMAAEFIGTLWLVLGGCGSAVLAAAFPSSDPTNPLGIAFVGVSLAFGLTLLTMAYAIGHISGCHINPAVSVGLWAGGRFPASDLIPYIIAQVLGATAGAAIIYLIATGKPGFELGGFAANGFGEHSPGQYGLNAALICEIVMTFMFLIVILGSTHKNVPSGFAPIAIGLCLTLIHLISIPVTNTSVNPARSTSQAIFVGGWALQQLWLFWVAPIVGAALAGFFHRWLASDQPAN
- a CDS encoding toxic anion resistance protein; translation: MAGVFAEALPHIQQDLAARAPAPEQDQQQITELVTQLDLQDTHSILFFGSKAQEQLTTISDNMLEGVRSKDIGPAGTALGEMVKVLRAFNLEDLDPNKKQGFFARLFGKITPLAKVVQEYETVRNEIDQISNSLERHKTQLLTDITALDRLYDANLDYFHTLELYITAGEEKLRQADAEELPALEREVAAGEDMVKAQQLRDLRSARDDLERRVHDLKLTRQVTMQGLPSIRLVQENDKSLINKINSTLVNTVPLWRQQLAQAITIYRSGQAAKTLKAASDLTNELLASNAENLRHANVQAREQIERGVFDIETVKKANQTLIATIEDSLRIADEGRRRRQEAATQLEACETELRQALASAQARAQQPNPSTRGR
- a CDS encoding IS982 family transposase, with amino-acid sequence MPLEDFIITVFCWVDEHLNALLGDHCLRSRGFAPKLNDSEVITMEVVGEFLGLDTDVGIWKYFGRHWPSWFPELGSRTTFAQQAANLWVIKQRLHQQLLIELGAATDPIRLVDGCPLPLCVLTRAPHCRLFPAVADFGYCAAKKQYYYGLHGHLMVTIHGVITAWTVTPATGDEREALWDLTEGVQGWVIGDKGYLSAFLQTELATTGIDLQTPLRANMIDPRPPWAVQQLTRTRRLVETVIGQLTEPFHFEKIRARDVWHLTSRIARKVLAHTLGIFMNRQVGRSDLQFEGLIA